The following is a genomic window from Dama dama isolate Ldn47 chromosome 4, ASM3311817v1, whole genome shotgun sequence.
CCATGGGATCGCCCCATGAGCAGCAcaaccagaaaaagagaaacgGGGTCCAGCTCCGGTCATCCGGTGGGACCTACCTGCAGCTGTAAAACACCGAAAGTTCTGGAAAAGAATATTGAAATTTTTCTCAaaaccattccacttcaggcaggAAAAAAGTTCCCAGACCCAAAAACAGTGGAGGATGGTGCCCAGGAAGAAAACTTCATTAAAGATCCTTTGCCCAGAAGGGTTCTCAGAACATGGCACAGGCCTACGGGTCTTCGTGGACCTGAGGGTGTGTCGGACCAGCCCCGGGGCACAGGCCCATGCAAAATGGGGTGGCTGAAGTGAGAGCCTTGTCCCACTCTCTGCGGACCCCAGAAGCCTGGACTTCACAAGAATGGCATTCAGGACCCCTCACACTGCAAAGTCACATGAAGGCTCAAGCCATCTGTGGAAATAACCTGTGATCTCGATGGTCTTTAGGATTGATATTTCATAAAGGTTTCCTAAATTTGGCAGTGCCCGTAAACATTTTACACTCCCCCCCGACCCAGTAACCAGTcctggaaaccaaaaaaaaaaaagctttctttaaTATTGATTTAGAAATACTCTGTTTACATTTGTTACTTTCTTAAGGTAtaaatttcttcaaattttttcagaGACAAGAAGCATCAatcgggagattgggattgataaatacacactactgtatctgaaatagataaccaagaaggaccaactgtacagcccagggaactatgccctcaatcttttaaaaaactataatgGGAAGGAATCCGaggagaatatatgtatataactgaatcactttgccgtgctgtgaaactcacacaacattatcaatcaattctattttaatttttaaaaagtcacatccAGAATAAAGAActcaaattaataagaaaaaggctgtccaatttttatttttaaatgggcaaagatCCAAATAGGAATTTCACTCaagaagatattcaaatggcTCAACATCATTGCAAATGagagaaataaactaaaaaggCAAGGAGATACTGCCACAGAGGAGTGCAGCGCTGAAAGCTGAGCATGTGGGTAATACAAGTGCTGCTGAGGGTGTAGAAAGCTCAGAGCCCTCGTGTATGACCATGGGATACAAACTCATCTAACGACTCAAAAGAACTCTCTCAGgctaccttctagaactaaataCATGCCAACTTTATGATGAAGCAGTTCCACACCCACCAGGAGAAAAGTGCTAGCCCTCCTATTTTCATCATACCATTCACATCAACATTACTTTGAATGAGCCAAAATTTGCAAACAAATGCAATGTCATCGTATTTTAGAGTCCATACATAACTGGAGGAATAGTCATACGTAAAATACCATTTTCAAGACAAAATCCAAGCAAAACCAACAATGAATTATTGATACTTGCAAAACCATGAGTAACCTCATACTAAGcgaggtaagtcagaaagtgtCCTTTCAATGGTATTGACTCTTCCTGCTGTCACAAGTCATCTCTACAAATAAAGGCTCGTGGATGCAAACGACACAGGGTTGGAGGTAAGAGTTTCCAGGAAAAAGCACACAGTGATGTCCCCACGTCTGTCCTCTGGGCTCTGCATCCTCAGGTGAATCTCGTCATGACAGGGAGCGAGGCTCAGCCACACCCCTCAGCCCAGCTCCCTAGTGGCCGCCACACCTGCAGAGCCAACGCGGTCTCAGGTCAGAGACTCAGACCCATTTCACTCATTCTGGGCtctgcctcatggcatgtgggatctaagttccccaacCCGGGATCgagcccctgccccctgcagtggaagcccggaggcttaaccactggacccactCGGAAGTCCCTGGAGAGTCACACACTTTAGCTCCAGGCAGGACAGGACCGCCCAGCCCCACTGACAACTCCGACCCATTCCCAGGACTTCCCCGCAGGGGGACAGGTGAGCTCACCTGGTGTAGTAGATCCAGGTGAGCCCATAGGTGAGGAGGAAGCCAGCCCCCATGAGGGCCCCTCTGATCAGGGTGACGACCAGGGGCCAGGAGCCCTGTGGCTCCTCAGTCTCACAGCTGCAGGAAGGGGGGCCttctggggaagggagagggggtgAAGCTCAGTCCCCAGACCCAGCTCTCCCAAAAGCACACACCTGCCCCGGCTGCCCGCCCCCAGCACCTGTCCTGCAACTCACTCTGCACAGAGAGGCTGAAGGAAACTTGCTGGGAGCCCAGCGGGTTCTGTGCTTGGCAGGTGACTTCTCCTTCATCTCCAGCCCCTACTTGGGTTATCTCCAGGACCCCGGTGCTGGAGATGGGGGCAGCCTCCAGGGCTGGGGACCCCTGGAACCAGCTCAGCTGTGCAGGGGGGTTGCTGTCAGTGACACACAGCAGCTGCACCGCCGGGCTCTCCGAGATGAGAAGGGACGAGGTGTCCTGCAGAATCTTGAGGGCTTTGGGGTAAAGCGCAAAGGATGAGCTGGGGGAGGCTGaggtctcctcctccctccttcccaggaTCTCCTGGCCTCACTCTCTTCTCCCCAGCCAGCCAGCTGGGTTCCCTGTGGTCCCAGGGCTTGACCTTCCCACCCTACGCAGGCTGACCTAATGTGTCCAGCCTCGTATCTTCAGGGGAGGCATGGTGTGTCAATGGGACAGGCCTGGGCTGTTTGgtggaaagaaaacagagagcCTCAAGGCTTGAGAAGTTGATTCAGTGAAGGCACCAGGAGATGGGACTAAGGAGGCTTTTGTGGGGAAAACCACACAATAgaaccatggagaagggaaatgggctTTGAACAGAGTGTGTTAGTGTGTaaatgtgtggggtgtgtgtgtgtgtgcctgtgtgtatgtgtgcatgagtgCACATGTGTATGTCCATGTGTCTATGTGTGCGTGATGGGTGCTTGAGCTGTGGGTATATctctgtgcatatgtgtgtatgtgtgatgtgtatgtgcctgtgtgtatgtgtgcatgatgGGTGCCTGAGCTGTGGGTATatctctgtgtatctgtgtgtatgtgtgatgggtatgtgcctgtgtgtatggGCGTTTCTGTGTGTGTCCCAGTGTATGTTCATGTGTATGTActgtatgtgtgtgcctgtgtgtgtgagtctatgtgtgtattgcatgtgtgtgtggtctAGTGCATGAGAAGTGGGGCAGGGTGGTGATTGTCTCCTTGCTCTTCCCATATCTGATCACACTCAAGTCCACACCCCCCTCCTTGGAGGCGGtcccaggagcaggacccagccctGGAGAGGAGAGGTCCTGGCCTACCTGTGACGTTTCTGAAGGAGAGGCTGATGCGGACATTCCGCGGAGCATCTGGGGCAGAAAGACATGGGCTTGCTGCAGAGGGAGGAGTGAGATGGAAACTGACCAGCACCCAGGAGGGAAACCAGGAAAGGGGGTGGGTGTCCTTCAcggcccctccccacctcagcTCCCAGGGCTCAGACCCATGGAAGAGTAAGATGCCCTTCTctctgcacacacatacacacacacacacacacacacatacaccaccgCCCTCAGGGACCCCGCCACCCCTCCACACTCACAGGAGACGTTGAGCTGGACGGTTCTCTCCAGGGTCACCTGAAGTCCCTGGAGTGTCACCCGACAGGTGAGTTTGCTGTCGTGGTCCTGGGGCCTCGGGGTGAGGGTGAGCTCCGGGGAGTGGATGGTGTTTAGATTCATGGCATCAAGGGCATCCCCCACCCAGGAGAACAGGAGAGGGTGTCTATCATCACAGGCTAGCGAGAGGCTGCAGGTCAGCTTTGTGGGGCGGCCAGACTCCAGAGGCTCCAGAAACTGGATgttgggtttctctggagaaagggagatgaggagacagagagagatgccTGGACACAGGGGTGTGGGGACCCAGAGGGTCAGGGTCACAACTCATTCCCAGTTCTGGCTCTCTTCTGAACCCTCAAACCCCAAGACCCGGAGCAGCGAGGGCTCCTGTGCCCTGGTCCGGTTCTAATAGAGGCGTCTCCATGTGCCAGGGTCCTCTCCTAGGCCCCCTCTCATACCTGTCACCTGCAAATTCAGCTTCTTATCAAGGTAACTATATTTCTCATTAGGTGCTTTCTCCACTCGCAAGTAGTAGGCTCCTGAGTCGCTCAGCCTGGCCTCTTTGATGATCAGGGAGCAG
Proteins encoded in this region:
- the LOC133054753 gene encoding sialic acid-binding Ig-like lectin 14 isoform X2; this encodes MGPLLLLPLLWGGSLQEFPGFELRVQESVTVQACMDVCVACSFSYPVNWGYWSPVTSIYWFREGDKPYNDAVATNDRNKPVKPETRGRFRLVGDPRDKDCSLIIKEARLSDSGAYYLRVEKAPNEKYSYLDKKLNLQVTEKPNIQFLEPLESGRPTKLTCSLSLACDDRHPLLFSWVGDALDAMNLNTIHSPELTLTPRPQDHDSKLTCRVTLQGLQVTLERTVQLNVSYAPRNVRISLSFRNVTALKILQDTSSLLISESPAVQLLCVTDSNPPAQLSWFQGSPALEAAPISSTGVLEITQVGAGDEGEVTCQAQNPLGSQQVSFSLSVQKGPPSCSCETEEPQGSWPLVVTLIRGALMGAGFLLTYGLTWIYYTRCGGH
- the LOC133054753 gene encoding sialic acid-binding Ig-like lectin 14 isoform X1, whose product is MGPLLLLPLLWGGSLQEFPGFELRVQESVTVQACMDVCVACSFSYPVNWGYWSPVTSIYWFREGDKPYNDAVATNDRNKPVKPETRGRFRLVGDPRDKDCSLIIKEARLSDSGAYYLRVEKAPNEKYSYLDKKLNLQVTEKPNIQFLEPLESGRPTKLTCSLSLACDDRHPLLFSWVGDALDAMNLNTIHSPELTLTPRPQDHDSKLTCRVTLQGLQVTLERTVQLNVSSSPCLSAPDAPRNVRISLSFRNVTALKILQDTSSLLISESPAVQLLCVTDSNPPAQLSWFQGSPALEAAPISSTGVLEITQVGAGDEGEVTCQAQNPLGSQQVSFSLSVQKGPPSCSCETEEPQGSWPLVVTLIRGALMGAGFLLTYGLTWIYYTRCGGH